A genome region from Rhodopseudomonas boonkerdii includes the following:
- a CDS encoding PQQ-dependent sugar dehydrogenase → MKRPVVWVATSLTIAILVTTTFLIATTSRGEPTSFGSSAGRLEVHTVASGLSYPWALAFLPQGRVLVTERQGRMRIVAPEGPLSPAVKGVPEVMASGQGGLLDVIADKGFAQNNTIYFCYSERAGSGGRTAVARAKLVDDAAPRLDELKVIFRQEGPLSTGNHYGCRIVQAGDSNLFVTLGEHYSGRNEAQNLANHLGKIVRITTDGTAPPDNPFIGREGARPEIWSYGHRNPQSLAINPANDELWEIEHGPRGGDEVNIIGKGKNYGWPVIGYGVDYSGAKIHESASKPGMEQPVKYWVPSIAPSGMAFYTGDLFPRWRGSLFTGALAGQFLVRLQLNGNAVTSEERILQNLSERIRDVRQGPDGALWLLTDSSSGRVLRITPAGK, encoded by the coding sequence ATGAAAAGGCCGGTGGTTTGGGTCGCGACCTCGCTGACGATCGCGATCCTGGTCACGACGACATTCCTGATCGCCACCACCAGCCGCGGCGAACCGACCTCGTTCGGCTCGTCCGCCGGCCGGCTGGAGGTGCACACCGTCGCATCCGGCCTGTCCTATCCCTGGGCCCTCGCCTTCCTGCCTCAAGGCCGTGTCCTCGTCACCGAGCGGCAGGGCCGCATGCGCATCGTTGCTCCGGAGGGCCCGCTCTCTCCGGCAGTCAAGGGCGTCCCCGAGGTGATGGCCAGCGGCCAGGGCGGCCTGCTCGACGTCATCGCCGACAAGGGCTTTGCGCAGAACAACACGATTTACTTCTGCTATTCCGAGCGCGCCGGCAGCGGCGGCCGCACCGCCGTCGCGCGCGCCAAACTCGTCGATGACGCCGCCCCCCGACTCGACGAGCTGAAGGTCATCTTCCGTCAGGAGGGTCCGCTCTCCACCGGCAACCACTACGGCTGCCGCATCGTCCAGGCCGGCGACAGCAATCTCTTCGTCACGCTCGGCGAGCACTATAGCGGTCGCAACGAGGCGCAGAATCTCGCCAATCATCTCGGCAAGATCGTTCGCATCACGACTGACGGCACCGCTCCACCGGACAACCCCTTCATCGGCCGCGAAGGTGCCCGGCCCGAGATCTGGAGCTACGGCCATCGCAATCCGCAGAGCCTCGCGATCAATCCCGCGAATGACGAGCTGTGGGAAATCGAGCACGGCCCGCGCGGCGGCGACGAGGTCAATATCATCGGCAAGGGCAAGAATTACGGATGGCCGGTGATCGGCTATGGCGTCGACTATTCCGGCGCGAAGATTCATGAAAGCGCGTCGAAGCCCGGCATGGAGCAGCCGGTCAAATACTGGGTGCCGTCGATCGCCCCATCGGGCATGGCCTTCTATACCGGAGACCTCTTCCCGCGCTGGCGTGGCAGTCTGTTCACCGGTGCCCTCGCCGGTCAGTTTCTGGTGCGCCTGCAGCTGAACGGCAATGCCGTGACGTCCGAAGAGCGCATCCTGCAGAACCTCAGCGAGCGCATTCGCGACGTGAGGCAGGGGCCGGATGGCGCCCTATGGCTGCTGACGGACAGTTCGTCAGGGCGCGTGCTGCGGATCACGCCGGCGGGGAAGTGA
- a CDS encoding glutathione S-transferase family protein, with amino-acid sequence MYKLYSMQRSGNSYKVRLALAFIDAPYRAIEVDILRGESRTPEFLAKNPSGQVPLLEIAEGRYLAESNAILWYVAVGTPLAPESRMDRAEALQWMFFEQHALEPNLGAAYFWLCLVRGGRELQTHALDDWMERGYAALQVMENHLKTHEFFAANQLTVADIALYAYTHVAEQCDFDLSSFPSVRRWLRHVEQQSGFVAMDWHPTSSEYDTIDVIAGA; translated from the coding sequence ATGTACAAGCTCTATTCGATGCAGCGCTCCGGCAACAGCTACAAGGTCCGCCTTGCGCTGGCATTCATCGATGCGCCATATCGCGCGATCGAGGTGGACATTCTGCGGGGCGAGAGCCGGACACCGGAATTCCTCGCCAAGAATCCGAGCGGCCAGGTGCCGCTGCTGGAAATCGCCGAGGGCCGCTATCTCGCCGAATCCAACGCCATCCTCTGGTATGTCGCGGTCGGTACGCCGCTGGCGCCGGAATCGCGCATGGACCGCGCCGAAGCGCTGCAGTGGATGTTCTTCGAACAGCATGCGCTGGAGCCCAATCTCGGCGCCGCCTATTTCTGGCTGTGCCTGGTGCGCGGCGGCCGCGAGCTGCAGACCCATGCGCTCGACGACTGGATGGAGCGCGGCTATGCGGCCTTGCAGGTGATGGAAAATCACCTCAAGACCCATGAATTCTTCGCCGCCAACCAGCTCACCGTCGCCGATATCGCGCTCTACGCCTACACGCATGTGGCCGAGCAATGTGACTTCGACCTGTCCAGCTTCCCGTCGGTGCGCCGCTGGTTACGCCATGTGGAGCAGCAGTCCGGCTTCGTCGCCATGGATTGGCATCCAACATCGTCGGAATATGATACCATCGACGTTATCGCCGGGGCCTAA
- a CDS encoding glycosyltransferase family 87 protein, whose translation MSGIRQQIESGAWLTAERIRIYSAIVLALAVLAIAAWVALADGAIDRNGKPLGTDFSNVYAAGTLVRQSKAADAYDPPLQHAAEIAVFGGRDVPFYGWHYPPFFLAIAALVAAVPYLWGLALWQVAGFIAYCAAMVAILPRRETLLVASAFPAVFINVGHGHNGFLTTALLGGALLQLHRRPWVAGILIGLIAYKPQFGVLIPLAFMAGGHWRSIAGAALTVLALVAISTMMLGTGIWHAFMASTAFTRDVVLEQGGTGWAKIQSIFSAARMWGADLPLAYAAQGLLAASLAVSLIWLWRSNAAFALKAAALAIASLLATPYVLDYDLVVLAITIAWFTRHGLTHGFRRYEITILAIAWIAPLLTRSMAGLIHLPLGLLTMIALYLIVIWRAVLDLSASHHHGDLAAT comes from the coding sequence ATGTCCGGTATCCGGCAACAGATCGAGAGCGGCGCCTGGCTCACCGCGGAACGCATCCGCATCTATAGCGCGATCGTGCTTGCGCTGGCCGTACTGGCCATCGCGGCATGGGTTGCGCTTGCAGATGGCGCAATCGACCGCAACGGCAAGCCGCTCGGCACCGACTTCTCCAATGTCTATGCCGCCGGCACACTCGTCCGGCAGAGCAAGGCCGCTGATGCCTATGATCCGCCGCTGCAGCATGCAGCCGAAATCGCCGTGTTTGGCGGCCGCGACGTGCCATTCTATGGCTGGCACTATCCGCCCTTCTTCCTCGCCATCGCCGCATTGGTGGCTGCGGTCCCCTATCTCTGGGGTCTGGCACTCTGGCAGGTCGCGGGTTTCATCGCCTACTGCGCTGCGATGGTTGCAATCCTGCCACGCCGTGAGACGCTGCTCGTCGCATCCGCCTTCCCCGCCGTCTTCATCAATGTCGGCCACGGCCATAACGGCTTTCTCACCACCGCATTACTTGGCGGCGCCTTGCTGCAACTTCATCGACGCCCATGGGTTGCCGGCATCCTGATCGGCCTGATCGCCTACAAACCGCAATTCGGCGTGCTGATCCCCCTCGCATTCATGGCCGGTGGACACTGGCGCAGTATTGCTGGCGCGGCGCTCACGGTGCTCGCGCTCGTCGCGATCAGCACCATGATGCTCGGCACCGGAATTTGGCATGCTTTCATGGCATCGACCGCTTTCACACGCGACGTCGTGCTCGAGCAAGGCGGCACCGGCTGGGCGAAGATCCAGTCGATCTTCTCGGCGGCGCGGATGTGGGGAGCGGACCTTCCGCTCGCTTACGCTGCGCAGGGCCTGCTCGCCGCAAGCCTCGCAGTAAGCCTGATCTGGCTGTGGCGCAGCAACGCCGCCTTTGCACTGAAAGCCGCGGCGCTGGCGATCGCAAGCCTGCTCGCGACGCCCTATGTCCTCGACTACGACCTCGTCGTGCTGGCGATCACTATCGCCTGGTTCACCCGGCACGGCCTCACGCACGGCTTCAGGCGCTACGAAATCACCATCCTCGCTATTGCCTGGATCGCCCCGCTGCTGACGCGCAGTATGGCCGGCCTCATCCACCTGCCTCTCGGCCTCCTCACAATGATCGCGCTCTATCTGATCGTGATCTGGCGCGCTGTCCTCGATCTCAGCGCATCGCACCATCACGGCGATCTCGCAGCGACGTGA
- a CDS encoding pyridoxal phosphate-dependent aminotransferase: MSFLSTALDRVKPSATIAVTDKARALKAAGRNVIGLGSGEPDFDTPANIKLAAIHAIEAGKTKYTAVDGIPELKDAIIAKFQRENGLTYKPNQIIVGTGGKQVLYNALMATLNPGDEVIIPAPYWVSYPEMVSLAGGTPVSVTCTAEFGFKLQAAALEAAITPKTKWVILCSPSNPTGAAYKKAELKALTDVLVKHPHVWVMTDDMYEHLVYDDFEFTTVAQIEPKLYDRTLTVNGVSKAYCMTGWRIGYAGGPANLIKAMSTIQSQSTSNPSSIAQWAAVEALNGPQDFIAKNNAVFKERRDLVVAMLNQASGIECPRPEGAFYVYPSCAGTIGKTAPSGKKIENDEDFVTELLETEGVAVVQGSAFGLGPAFRISYATKTSDLEDACKRIQRFCGNLR, translated from the coding sequence ATGTCGTTCTTGTCTACCGCTCTCGACCGCGTGAAGCCGTCCGCAACGATTGCGGTCACGGATAAAGCGCGCGCGCTGAAAGCGGCCGGCCGCAACGTCATCGGCCTTGGTTCGGGCGAACCCGATTTCGATACCCCGGCGAATATCAAGCTGGCGGCGATCCACGCCATCGAGGCGGGCAAGACCAAGTACACGGCGGTGGACGGTATCCCCGAGCTGAAGGACGCGATCATCGCGAAGTTTCAGCGTGAGAACGGCCTGACCTACAAGCCGAACCAGATCATTGTCGGCACCGGCGGCAAGCAGGTGCTGTACAACGCGCTGATGGCGACGCTGAACCCGGGTGACGAAGTTATCATCCCGGCGCCGTATTGGGTGAGCTATCCGGAAATGGTGTCGCTGGCCGGCGGCACGCCGGTGTCGGTGACCTGCACCGCGGAATTCGGCTTCAAACTGCAGGCCGCAGCGCTGGAGGCGGCGATCACGCCGAAGACCAAGTGGGTGATCCTGTGCTCGCCGTCGAATCCGACCGGCGCGGCCTACAAGAAGGCTGAGCTGAAGGCGCTCACCGACGTGCTCGTGAAGCACCCTCACGTTTGGGTGATGACCGACGATATGTATGAACATCTGGTCTATGACGATTTCGAGTTTACCACGGTCGCGCAGATCGAGCCCAAACTCTACGATCGCACGCTGACCGTGAATGGCGTGTCGAAGGCCTATTGCATGACGGGCTGGCGTATCGGTTATGCCGGTGGCCCGGCGAACCTGATCAAGGCGATGTCGACCATCCAGTCGCAGTCGACCTCGAATCCGTCGTCGATCGCGCAGTGGGCGGCCGTCGAAGCGCTGAACGGCCCCCAGGATTTCATCGCGAAGAACAATGCCGTGTTCAAGGAGCGCCGCGATCTCGTGGTTGCGATGCTGAACCAGGCCAGCGGCATCGAATGCCCGCGGCCGGAAGGCGCGTTCTATGTCTATCCGTCCTGCGCCGGTACCATCGGAAAGACTGCGCCATCGGGCAAGAAGATCGAGAATGACGAGGATTTCGTCACCGAATTGCTGGAGACCGAAGGTGTCGCGGTGGTGCAGGGCTCGGCCTTCGGCCTCGGTCCGGCGTTCCGCATCTCCTATGCGACCAAGACCTCCGACCTGGAGGATGCCTGCAAGCGCATCCAGCGCTTCTGCGGAAACCTCCGGTAA
- a CDS encoding DUF992 domain-containing protein, giving the protein MRLSKMFGLSAVALAASVATANAQQPPRVQAGVLECRGGQNVGFVLGSNATLQCVFQGAGGRPEGYVANIRRFGVDLGFTDNTTVQWAIFAPSVRVPRGALAGNYGGVGSNAAVGVGFGGNFLVGGPGNAYGLQPVSVQGQVGLNVAAGIVQVELTPAAPQRRARRHHRHH; this is encoded by the coding sequence ATGCGACTTTCCAAGATGTTCGGCCTCTCGGCCGTGGCGCTCGCGGCGTCGGTTGCGACCGCGAACGCCCAGCAGCCTCCGCGCGTACAGGCTGGCGTGCTCGAGTGCCGTGGCGGCCAGAACGTCGGCTTCGTGCTCGGCTCGAATGCGACGCTGCAGTGCGTCTTCCAGGGCGCCGGTGGCCGTCCGGAAGGTTACGTCGCCAACATCCGTCGTTTCGGCGTTGACCTCGGCTTCACCGACAACACCACCGTGCAGTGGGCGATCTTCGCGCCGTCCGTACGCGTGCCGCGCGGTGCGCTCGCCGGCAACTACGGCGGTGTCGGTTCGAACGCGGCGGTCGGTGTCGGCTTCGGCGGCAACTTCCTCGTTGGCGGTCCGGGCAACGCCTATGGTCTGCAGCCGGTCAGCGTTCAGGGGCAGGTCGGCCTGAACGTCGCTGCCGGTATCGTGCAGGTCGAGCTGACGCCTGCCGCGCCGCAGCGCCGCGCGCGTCGTCATCATCGTCACCACTAA
- a CDS encoding DUF992 domain-containing protein, with product MIRLSALLLGIATTAVLSASQAQSQQGVQLGVLNCRGGASTGFVVGSVTNLGCVLTGTGRPDQPYVATIRKVGLDLGITEQTALSWAVFAPVNYTGPGDISGNYAGAQSSASIGVGVGANVLVGGSQNAISLQPLSLQGSVGLNVAAGLQSLELRPGR from the coding sequence ATGATCCGCCTGTCCGCGCTTCTTCTCGGCATTGCCACCACTGCTGTTCTTTCCGCATCGCAGGCGCAATCGCAGCAGGGTGTGCAGCTCGGCGTGCTGAATTGCCGTGGCGGTGCCAGCACAGGTTTCGTCGTCGGCTCGGTGACCAATCTCGGTTGCGTGCTCACCGGCACCGGCCGGCCAGACCAGCCTTATGTGGCGACTATCCGCAAGGTCGGTCTCGATCTCGGCATCACCGAACAGACCGCGCTGTCCTGGGCGGTGTTCGCGCCGGTGAATTATACTGGCCCCGGCGACATCTCGGGCAACTATGCGGGCGCGCAGAGCAGCGCGTCGATCGGTGTCGGTGTTGGCGCCAATGTTCTCGTCGGCGGTTCGCAGAATGCGATCTCGCTGCAGCCGCTGAGCCTCCAGGGCTCGGTCGGGCTGAATGTTGCTGCGGGTCTGCAGAGCCTGGAGCTGCGCCCGGGGCGTTGA
- a CDS encoding elongation factor G — translation MGQDLRSPPIPFKPGGPRCIALVGPFQSGKTTLLEAILARTGSIPKAGTVEAGTTVGDASAEARAHKMGVGLTSVTTSFMGDHYTFIDCPGSVEFVQDMRAALPAVDAAVVVCEADERKLPQLQLILRELEDLGIPRFLFLNKIDRAHKRVRETLATLQPASRVPLVLRQIPIWNGDLVAGFVDLALERAFVYREHKASEVVALDGGNLDREKEARFSMLEKLADHDDALMEQLLDDIVPPADAIFDDLARELREGVICPVLIGSAIRENGVLRLMKALRHEAPDVRATAKRLGVASGDALAYIFKTSHLQHGGKLSYARVLQGRIEDGAMIVASTGEGARVSGIFSLTPTSEKRSSAEAGDAIALGKLDPVKTGDMFAVGKAAPEILHFGEPLSPVLAVALASIDRKDDVKLGQALQRLTEEDPSLTAVNDPQSQGVVLWGQGEMHLRVAMERLRDRFGINVKSHPPAIGYRETIRKPITQRGRHKKQSGGHGQFGDVVLEIGPQSRGEGFAFREKVVGGAVPRNYIPAVEEGVIDGLTRGPLGFPVVDVRVTLTDGSYHSVDSSDQAFRTAARIGVSEALPQCQPVLLEPIHAVEIVCPSEATAKVNAILSGRRGQILGFDTREGWTGWDVVRAQLPEAEIGDLIVELRSATAGAGSFTRSFDHMAEVNGRTADQIVAAHRVAA, via the coding sequence ATGGGACAAGACCTGAGAAGTCCCCCAATCCCTTTTAAACCTGGTGGTCCACGGTGTATTGCACTCGTGGGCCCTTTCCAGAGCGGGAAAACCACACTTCTTGAAGCGATTTTGGCGCGAACCGGGTCGATCCCGAAAGCCGGGACTGTCGAGGCTGGTACGACCGTCGGCGATGCGAGCGCCGAAGCCCGGGCACACAAGATGGGTGTCGGTCTCACCTCCGTGACGACCAGTTTCATGGGCGATCACTACACCTTTATCGATTGCCCAGGCTCCGTCGAATTCGTGCAGGACATGCGCGCGGCGCTGCCGGCGGTCGACGCCGCCGTGGTGGTCTGCGAGGCCGACGAGCGCAAGCTGCCGCAATTGCAACTTATTCTGCGCGAGCTCGAAGACCTGGGCATTCCGCGCTTCCTGTTTCTCAACAAGATCGATCGCGCCCACAAGCGCGTGCGCGAGACGCTGGCGACGTTGCAGCCGGCTTCGCGTGTGCCACTGGTGCTGCGACAGATCCCGATCTGGAACGGCGATCTCGTTGCCGGCTTCGTCGATCTCGCGCTGGAGCGCGCATTCGTCTATCGCGAACACAAGGCTTCCGAAGTCGTTGCGCTGGATGGCGGCAATCTCGATCGCGAGAAGGAAGCACGCTTCTCGATGCTGGAGAAACTTGCCGATCACGACGATGCCTTGATGGAGCAGTTGCTCGACGACATCGTGCCGCCGGCCGATGCTATATTCGACGATCTCGCCCGCGAGCTGCGCGAGGGGGTGATCTGTCCTGTGCTGATCGGTTCGGCGATCCGCGAGAACGGCGTGTTGCGGCTGATGAAGGCGCTGCGCCATGAAGCGCCGGATGTTCGCGCGACTGCGAAGCGCCTCGGAGTGGCGAGCGGGGATGCGCTGGCCTACATCTTCAAGACCAGTCATCTCCAGCATGGCGGCAAGCTGTCTTACGCGCGCGTGCTGCAGGGACGCATCGAGGACGGTGCGATGATCGTCGCCTCAACGGGCGAGGGCGCGCGCGTGTCCGGCATTTTCAGCCTGACGCCAACGAGCGAGAAGCGCTCCAGCGCCGAAGCTGGCGACGCCATTGCGCTGGGCAAGCTCGATCCCGTCAAAACCGGGGATATGTTTGCCGTCGGAAAGGCCGCACCCGAAATCCTGCATTTCGGCGAGCCGCTATCGCCGGTGCTGGCAGTGGCGCTGGCATCGATCGATCGAAAGGACGACGTCAAGCTCGGGCAGGCCCTGCAGCGGCTGACGGAGGAAGATCCGTCGCTGACGGCCGTCAACGATCCGCAGAGTCAGGGCGTCGTGCTATGGGGGCAGGGCGAGATGCATCTGCGCGTCGCCATGGAGCGGCTGCGCGACCGGTTCGGTATCAATGTGAAATCGCATCCTCCCGCAATCGGCTATCGGGAGACCATCCGTAAGCCGATCACGCAACGCGGCCGGCACAAGAAGCAGTCCGGCGGCCACGGCCAGTTCGGCGATGTCGTGCTGGAGATCGGTCCGCAATCGCGGGGTGAGGGGTTTGCATTTCGGGAAAAGGTGGTCGGCGGTGCCGTGCCGCGTAACTACATTCCCGCGGTGGAGGAAGGCGTCATCGACGGCCTCACGCGCGGGCCGCTCGGCTTCCCGGTCGTGGATGTCAGGGTGACGCTCACGGACGGCTCCTATCACAGCGTCGATTCGTCGGATCAGGCGTTTCGAACGGCGGCACGCATTGGCGTCAGTGAGGCTCTGCCGCAATGCCAGCCGGTGCTGCTGGAGCCGATCCATGCGGTGGAGATCGTCTGCCCCAGCGAGGCAACCGCGAAGGTCAATGCCATTCTCTCCGGCCGGCGAGGGCAGATCCTCGGCTTCGACACCCGCGAGGGCTGGACGGGATGGGATGTGGTCCGCGCGCAGTTGCCCGAGGCAGAGATCGGCGATCTCATCGTCGAGCTCCGCTCCGCAACTGCAGGCGCCGGCAGTTTCACCCGCAGCTTTGACCATATGGCCGAAGTGAACGGCCGAACGGCCGATCAGATCGTTGCCGCGCATCGGGTGGCGGCTTAG
- a CDS encoding helix-turn-helix domain-containing protein: MITSFQMRAARALLGIDQKRLAELAGVSLPTIQRMEASDGNVRGVVDSLIKVVDALDRSGVDLIGENVRSDSGGRGVRLKQPGPPPKFEEPKLTD; this comes from the coding sequence TTGATCACATCGTTTCAGATGCGCGCGGCGCGGGCGTTGTTGGGGATCGATCAGAAGCGGCTGGCGGAACTGGCCGGCGTTTCGCTGCCGACCATTCAGCGCATGGAAGCGAGTGACGGCAATGTCAGGGGCGTAGTGGACTCGCTGATCAAGGTCGTCGATGCCCTGGATCGCTCAGGCGTCGATCTGATCGGCGAGAACGTTCGCAGCGATTCCGGCGGACGAGGGGTGAGGCTGAAACAGCCCGGTCCACCGCCAAAATTTGAAGAGCCGAAGCTGACGGATTGA
- a CDS encoding SulP family inorganic anion transporter: MDVSRNRGWKAHQPTFAELFTPKLITVLREGYSIADLRADILSGLTVAIVALPLSMAIAIASGTSPDRGLITAVIGGFLVSALGGSRFQIGGPAGAFIVLVAATVSRHGIDGLILATMMSGIFLMAAGYLRLGTYIKFIPYPVTVGFTAGIAVIIFASQIRDLLGLTLTGKEPGDLIPKLAALGSALPTANAAAIAVTIVSLVIIVGLRALRPSWPGILIAVVVSAVAAASLALPVETIGTRFGGIPQSFPLPMLPTMSFAKLQAVLPDAIAFALLGAIESLLSAVVADGMTGRRHRSNCELVAQGVANIGAALFGGICVTGTIARTATNVRSGAHGPVSGMLHSVFLLAFILIAAPLASYIPLASLAAVLAVVAWNMAEKHEFIMLLRSSWGDALVVLATFLLTIFRDLTEGILVGFALGAVLFINRMAEITGIEADGPLVAADRADDANGDRAPYDAKLASDPDVLVYRITGAFFFGAASTIGSVLDGFSDRHKAFVIDFAAVPFLDSTAANAIKGIAEKAKRQGVRVILTGTSQGVRRALLTHGARPPLVKYRADVAAAVSEIKTRRVAAIQEASSLQ; the protein is encoded by the coding sequence ATGGACGTTTCCAGAAATCGCGGGTGGAAGGCGCATCAGCCGACCTTCGCCGAACTGTTCACGCCCAAATTGATCACGGTGCTGCGCGAAGGTTACAGTATCGCCGATCTGCGCGCCGACATCCTGTCCGGTTTGACGGTGGCGATCGTGGCGCTTCCGCTGTCGATGGCGATTGCCATTGCCTCGGGGACGTCGCCGGATCGCGGCCTCATCACCGCAGTGATCGGCGGCTTCCTCGTGTCGGCGCTGGGTGGAAGCCGCTTTCAGATCGGTGGCCCTGCCGGCGCCTTCATCGTGCTGGTGGCTGCCACCGTGAGCCGCCACGGGATCGACGGACTGATCCTCGCCACCATGATGTCGGGCATTTTTCTGATGGCGGCCGGCTATCTCCGGCTCGGCACCTACATCAAGTTCATTCCCTATCCGGTCACGGTCGGTTTCACAGCCGGCATCGCCGTCATTATCTTCGCCAGCCAGATCCGGGATCTGCTGGGCTTGACGCTGACTGGCAAGGAACCGGGAGATCTCATTCCGAAGCTGGCGGCCCTGGGTTCGGCATTGCCGACGGCGAACGCCGCAGCCATTGCCGTGACCATCGTCTCGCTCGTGATTATCGTCGGGCTCCGGGCGTTGCGGCCATCGTGGCCCGGCATTCTGATCGCGGTGGTCGTGAGTGCTGTCGCGGCAGCTTCGCTGGCGCTGCCCGTGGAAACTATCGGCACCCGTTTCGGCGGCATTCCGCAATCGTTTCCGCTGCCGATGCTGCCCACGATGTCCTTCGCCAAATTGCAGGCCGTCCTGCCCGATGCCATTGCCTTCGCCCTGCTCGGCGCCATTGAATCGCTTTTGTCGGCGGTTGTTGCCGATGGCATGACCGGGCGGCGGCATCGGTCGAATTGCGAGTTGGTGGCGCAAGGCGTCGCCAATATCGGCGCAGCCCTGTTCGGAGGCATCTGCGTGACCGGCACCATCGCCCGGACCGCGACCAATGTCCGGTCCGGTGCACATGGGCCGGTCTCGGGTATGCTGCATTCCGTGTTCCTGCTGGCGTTCATCCTGATCGCAGCGCCACTGGCGAGCTACATTCCGCTCGCGTCGCTGGCCGCCGTGCTGGCGGTGGTGGCGTGGAATATGGCGGAGAAGCATGAGTTCATCATGCTGCTGCGTTCGTCATGGGGCGATGCGCTGGTCGTGCTGGCGACGTTCCTGCTGACAATTTTTCGCGATCTCACCGAGGGCATCCTGGTCGGCTTCGCGCTTGGCGCCGTGCTGTTCATCAACCGTATGGCAGAGATCACGGGGATAGAGGCCGATGGGCCATTGGTCGCTGCCGATCGTGCGGACGATGCCAATGGCGACCGCGCACCCTATGATGCAAAACTGGCGAGCGATCCGGATGTGCTGGTCTATCGCATCACCGGGGCTTTCTTCTTCGGCGCCGCCTCGACCATTGGTTCGGTGCTCGACGGTTTTTCGGATCGCCACAAGGCTTTCGTCATCGATTTTGCCGCGGTGCCCTTCCTGGATTCCACTGCTGCGAACGCGATCAAGGGCATTGCCGAGAAGGCAAAGCGACAAGGTGTCCGTGTCATCCTCACCGGTACTTCGCAGGGCGTGCGCCGGGCACTGCTGACCCACGGCGCGCGACCGCCGCTGGTCAAATACCGTGCCGACGTTGCAGCAGCCGTCAGCGAGATCAAAACTCGACGGGTTGCAGCGATCCAGGAGGCGTCAAGCTTGCAGTGA
- a CDS encoding shikimate dehydrogenase, producing MMPNETQPRAACLIGWPAAHSRSPLIHHHWLRSMDIPGGYSIESIPPEGVAEFVMNLSKHGYIGANVTIPHKERVLKLTAPDRRARAVGAANTLWYDHGTLRATNTDVEGFIDNLDHSAPEWDHADDALVLGAGGSSRAVVFGLLERGIKHVYVANRSIERAQDLARLFGERVIPLAWEAAASRLPQVSLLVNTTSLGMKGQPELAIDLGLLPSEAVVADLVYVPLETQLLAAARARGLRTADGLGMLLYQAVRGFELWFGQRPEVTPELRAEVEADLTVT from the coding sequence ATGATGCCGAACGAGACCCAGCCCCGCGCCGCCTGTTTGATCGGTTGGCCTGCAGCGCATTCGCGCTCGCCGCTGATTCATCATCACTGGCTGCGCAGCATGGATATCCCGGGCGGTTACAGCATCGAGTCGATTCCGCCGGAAGGCGTCGCCGAATTTGTGATGAACCTGTCGAAGCACGGCTATATCGGCGCCAATGTCACCATCCCGCACAAGGAGCGCGTGCTGAAGCTGACGGCGCCGGATCGTCGTGCGCGCGCTGTCGGCGCTGCCAACACGCTCTGGTACGATCACGGCACGCTGCGTGCGACCAATACCGACGTGGAGGGGTTCATCGATAATCTCGATCACTCTGCGCCGGAATGGGATCACGCCGACGATGCGCTGGTGCTCGGCGCCGGCGGCTCGTCGCGGGCAGTGGTGTTCGGTCTGCTCGAGCGCGGCATCAAGCATGTCTATGTCGCCAATCGCAGCATCGAGCGCGCGCAGGATCTTGCCCGGCTGTTTGGGGAGCGTGTCATTCCGCTGGCGTGGGAAGCCGCTGCAAGCAGGCTGCCGCAAGTCTCGCTGCTCGTGAATACGACGTCGCTCGGTATGAAGGGGCAGCCTGAACTCGCCATCGATCTCGGGCTTCTGCCTTCGGAAGCGGTGGTGGCCGATCTGGTCTATGTGCCGCTCGAAACGCAGTTGCTTGCAGCGGCGCGCGCGCGGGGTCTGCGAACGGCAGATGGGCTTGGCATGCTGCTCTATCAGGCGGTGCGTGGTTTCGAATTGTGGTTCGGTCAACGGCCCGAAGTGACGCCGGAGTTGCGCGCCGAGGTCGAAGCCGATCTCACAGTGACGTGA